One Bacillota bacterium genomic window carries:
- a CDS encoding DUF2961 domain-containing protein, with protein MMIGSSLRDLARLRDGRRKRVSSYDRSGGNVDSIKIMPGETAVLTDICGAGCITHIWATLACDEIHFLRKVVLEMFWDDEDSPSVEVPIGDFFGMGHGICRNFTSLPLTMSPQDGRAFNCYFPMPFAKRAYIRVKSECSDSPLTLYYYIDYEEYGKPGLASDYARFHATWNRQNPCDGIPDEGMTNEEYEFGGVNLTGEGNYVILEAEGRGHYVGCNLNIHNLRATDRWNWYGEGDDMIFIDGEPFPPSLHGTGTEDYFNTAWCPNQEICTPYHGIIMGGGPNWSGKVTLYRFHIEDPIMFNKSIKVTIEHGHANHRSDDYSSTAYWYQIEPHKRYSNILPVEKRLPRPW; from the coding sequence ATGATGATAGGCAGTTCACTAAGGGACTTGGCCAGGCTACGCGATGGAAGGCGCAAGCGAGTTTCTAGTTATGACCGTTCGGGCGGCAATGTAGACAGCATTAAGATCATGCCAGGCGAGACAGCGGTCTTGACAGATATATGTGGCGCCGGATGTATTACGCACATATGGGCCACACTCGCCTGCGATGAGATTCATTTCTTGCGGAAGGTAGTTTTGGAGATGTTTTGGGACGATGAGGATTCGCCGAGTGTTGAGGTGCCGATCGGAGATTTCTTCGGCATGGGCCACGGAATTTGTAGGAATTTCACCTCGCTTCCGTTGACCATGAGCCCCCAGGATGGCCGGGCCTTTAACTGTTACTTCCCGATGCCTTTTGCAAAAAGGGCTTATATTAGAGTCAAAAGCGAGTGCAGCGATTCACCTTTAACGCTTTATTACTACATAGATTACGAGGAATATGGCAAGCCTGGCCTTGCCAGCGACTACGCCCGATTCCATGCCACCTGGAACAGACAGAATCCGTGCGATGGGATCCCCGATGAAGGTATGACCAATGAAGAATATGAATTTGGCGGCGTAAATCTTACTGGTGAGGGCAACTACGTCATCCTGGAGGCCGAGGGCCGCGGGCACTACGTCGGTTGTAACCTGAACATCCATAACCTCCGGGCGACCGATAGGTGGAACTGGTATGGCGAAGGCGACGACATGATATTTATCGACGGCGAGCCTTTCCCGCCGTCCCTGCACGGAACGGGGACAGAAGATTACTTTAACACCGCTTGGTGCCCTAATCAGGAAATTTGCACGCCATACCACGGAATAATCATGGGCGGCGGACCCAACTGGTCGGGCAAGGTCACACTTTACAGATTCCATATTGAGGATCCCATAATGTTCAACAAATCTATAAAAGTTACAATTGAACATGGTCACGCGAATCACAGATCAGATGATTACTCGAGCACGGCATACTGGTATCAAATTGAGCCTCACAAGCGTTATTCTAACATCTTGCCCGTCGAGAAGCGGTTGCCGAGGCCGTGGTGA
- a CDS encoding ADP-ribosylglycohydrolase family protein, giving the protein MFYALNPLEAINKAGESSRTTHQAPAAIDACRYFGGLLVGALNGESKDRLLSEHYSPIPGLWENKPLAPEVDKVASGSFKRRSPPQIHGTGYAVESLEAVLWAFCSSDSFEEGCLLAVNLGNDADTTGAVYGQLVGAFYGEQNILSIRP; this is encoded by the coding sequence ATGTTCTATGCATTGAACCCTCTGGAGGCGATCAACAAAGCCGGTGAGAGTTCGCGAACAACTCACCAAGCTCCCGCGGCAATTGACGCCTGTCGATACTTTGGAGGCCTGCTTGTGGGTGCACTCAATGGGGAATCCAAGGATAGGCTGCTTTCAGAACATTATTCTCCTATCCCTGGGCTTTGGGAGAATAAGCCGCTTGCGCCTGAGGTCGACAAGGTTGCTTCAGGTTCTTTTAAGCGTCGAAGTCCTCCTCAGATACACGGTACAGGTTACGCTGTAGAATCGCTTGAAGCGGTTCTTTGGGCTTTCTGCAGCAGCGATTCTTTTGAAGAAGGGTGCCTTCTAGCGGTTAACCTCGGTAACGACGCAGACACCACAGGTGCGGTCTATGGGCAACTCGTCGGGGCGTTTTATGGAGAACAAAACATTCTAAGTATAAGGCCATAA
- a CDS encoding sugar ABC transporter substrate-binding protein, protein MLKKQMFPVVSIFLSAVVLALLLVGQICAASPKLTLKFWKFAASNDDGDLAKMVDQWNKENPDIKVVFETFPWDQYVNEKLTVGFASRQGPDVFWISPGEFMKYVENGIALPLNQYFPEDLKQDLVPAALDAVTVKGKIYAVPHEMEPVALYYNKNLFKQSGVEPPTTWDELISTAKKLKTSNRWGVMIPTAGDYYQNFVFYPFLWMAGGDVLDKEWTQCTFNSPATAKALDFWGDLINKYKVAPPTGGNPGDESLANGLTSMFVVGYWYAGILKNNYPKFEYGVVPIPKPTNGKFVTVYGGWTTMVSSQSKHPKEAAEFAVWLFGKDPGRPLIWIEAPRTKLSPRLSVMEKAKDYFDKFPHNVFRDQILKIARAEPAYPPEIAKAVTDAIQEVLFKGKSGAQAAEKASKTIEAYLKRIK, encoded by the coding sequence ATGCTTAAGAAGCAAATGTTCCCTGTTGTTAGCATCTTTCTCTCGGCAGTGGTTCTTGCGTTACTTTTGGTTGGTCAGATTTGTGCGGCGTCTCCTAAATTAACCTTAAAGTTTTGGAAGTTTGCTGCATCCAATGATGATGGCGATCTGGCGAAAATGGTGGATCAGTGGAATAAGGAAAACCCCGATATCAAGGTGGTCTTCGAGACGTTCCCGTGGGATCAGTACGTAAATGAGAAACTCACTGTGGGATTCGCATCGCGTCAGGGTCCGGATGTATTTTGGATAAGCCCGGGGGAGTTTATGAAATATGTTGAAAACGGCATAGCGCTTCCTCTAAATCAATATTTCCCCGAGGATCTTAAACAAGATCTCGTGCCAGCCGCGCTCGATGCCGTAACGGTAAAGGGGAAAATTTATGCTGTGCCGCATGAGATGGAGCCAGTTGCTCTATATTATAACAAGAATCTGTTTAAACAGTCAGGCGTGGAACCGCCAACCACATGGGATGAATTGATTTCAACAGCCAAAAAGTTGAAGACATCCAACAGGTGGGGGGTTATGATTCCAACTGCTGGCGACTACTATCAGAATTTCGTCTTCTATCCTTTCCTGTGGATGGCGGGAGGAGATGTACTTGATAAAGAGTGGACCCAGTGTACGTTTAATAGCCCTGCGACTGCAAAGGCACTGGACTTTTGGGGAGATCTCATTAACAAATACAAGGTGGCTCCACCGACGGGTGGCAATCCTGGCGACGAGTCGCTAGCTAATGGCCTGACCTCCATGTTTGTTGTGGGCTACTGGTACGCAGGTATTCTAAAAAATAATTATCCGAAGTTCGAGTATGGCGTGGTGCCCATACCGAAACCAACCAACGGTAAGTTTGTTACTGTATATGGCGGTTGGACCACTATGGTTAGCTCGCAGTCGAAGCACCCCAAGGAGGCGGCGGAGTTTGCAGTCTGGCTGTTTGGTAAGGATCCGGGCCGTCCGCTCATATGGATCGAGGCTCCAAGGACAAAGCTATCGCCACGCTTGTCCGTCATGGAAAAGGCAAAGGATTACTTTGATAAATTCCCTCACAATGTCTTCAGAGATCAGATATTGAAAATAGCTCGAGCTGAGCCTGCATATCCACCCGAGATTGCGAAGGCCGTAACTGATGCAATCCAGGAAGTCCTGTTCAAAGGCAAGTCTGGAGCTCAGGCCGCTGAGAAAGCCAGCAAGACCATCGAGGCATATCTGAAGCGCATTAAGTAG
- a CDS encoding sugar ABC transporter permease — protein MSSILQWYRRHERAVVGYLFLAPDVIGLLIFVIGPMIYAFYLSLHEWSGFGPTNYVGWGNYRDLLVDSRFWGSLRTTLYYVVLYVPSLFISSLALAVLVNRRLPALGFFKTTYFIPVVTSMVVVSIVWGYMFESSYGFLNYLLRCAGLESRRWIGSAKEAMPSVVLVSTWKAIGYYMVIFLAGLQDIPQEYYDAAKVDGASAWQSFANVTWPLLKPTSFFVIVIIVISSFQVFDQIYVMTRGGPAYATYVILMYIYESGFRFMKLGYASALAFVLFGIIFALTLIQAKYLRSGRID, from the coding sequence ATGAGCTCCATTCTTCAGTGGTATCGCAGGCACGAGAGGGCTGTTGTCGGTTACCTTTTTCTAGCACCTGACGTAATAGGATTATTGATATTCGTCATCGGACCGATGATTTATGCTTTTTATCTCAGCCTTCATGAATGGAGCGGGTTTGGCCCGACAAATTATGTGGGTTGGGGTAATTATAGAGATCTGCTAGTCGATTCACGGTTTTGGGGATCTCTTCGGACTACTTTGTATTATGTTGTACTTTATGTCCCATCGCTTTTTATCTCCTCCTTAGCGCTGGCTGTCTTAGTAAATCGGCGTTTACCCGCACTGGGTTTTTTTAAGACTACATATTTCATTCCAGTAGTAACGTCTATGGTGGTCGTATCCATTGTTTGGGGGTACATGTTTGAATCGTCATACGGCTTTTTGAACTACCTTTTGAGGTGTGCGGGCCTCGAATCGCGGCGATGGATTGGAAGCGCGAAGGAAGCAATGCCTTCGGTGGTTTTAGTAAGCACGTGGAAGGCGATAGGGTATTATATGGTCATTTTCTTGGCGGGGCTCCAGGATATCCCACAGGAGTATTATGACGCGGCAAAGGTAGATGGCGCATCCGCTTGGCAGAGCTTTGCGAATGTCACCTGGCCTCTTCTCAAGCCGACCAGCTTCTTCGTTATTGTTATTATAGTGATATCTTCCTTCCAGGTATTTGACCAGATATATGTCATGACGCGGGGAGGCCCAGCCTACGCTACCTATGTCATTCTAATGTATATTTATGAATCGGGTTTCAGGTTCATGAAGCTCGGATACGCTTCAGCGCTGGCCTTCGTCCTTTTCGGTATAATCTTCGCGTTGACGCTTATACAGGCAAAGTATCTCAGATCGGGGCGTATAGATTGA
- a CDS encoding FAD-dependent oxidoreductase gives MRGFDVVVIGGSAAGVSAALTCRRHYSEKRVLLIRKENHVVIPCGIPYIFGTVGSPEKNLIPDSMLNKNNVDLMVNEVTGIDRESHTISMSDGERVEYRKLILATGSLPVVPPIPGVNKKNIFAVKKEVSYLQQMLDALKTASNLVIVGCGFIGVEFAEECKKRRPDINITIVEMMRHCLMLTYDEEFCIKAEEVLKNSGIEILGAEKVEGFLGEEKVERVKLSSGIELAADMVILGIGAAANVKLAQEAGLELGPTRGIQVNRYMQTSDEDIFACGDCAEKVSFFDGKPSPLKLASIATMEARIAGANVFGTRRMNMGVIGVFSTILGGTAFAAAGLTETTAKNMGYNVVVGEAESVNRHPGGMPGAENLKVKLVFERGTGVLLGGQVSGAESGGELINAISACIHQKMTADDMATFQTGTHPALTASPIAYQLVNAAEMAIMAIKS, from the coding sequence ATGAGAGGCTTTGATGTAGTGGTTATTGGTGGGAGCGCGGCAGGAGTATCTGCGGCATTGACCTGTCGCAGGCATTATTCTGAAAAGAGGGTTTTATTGATTAGAAAAGAGAACCATGTGGTGATTCCCTGTGGTATACCTTACATTTTTGGTACTGTAGGAAGCCCCGAGAAAAACCTGATCCCTGATTCCATGCTCAATAAAAATAATGTTGATCTCATGGTGAATGAGGTTACGGGAATTGACCGCGAGAGCCACACTATCTCTATGTCTGATGGGGAAAGAGTTGAATACCGGAAACTCATTCTCGCAACCGGATCCTTGCCAGTAGTACCCCCAATCCCCGGCGTAAACAAAAAGAATATCTTTGCAGTAAAGAAAGAGGTCTCTTATCTTCAGCAGATGCTGGATGCTTTAAAGACCGCTTCCAACCTTGTAATTGTAGGATGCGGTTTCATCGGGGTGGAGTTTGCTGAGGAATGCAAGAAAAGGCGGCCAGACATCAATATCACGATTGTTGAAATGATGAGGCACTGTCTGATGCTCACTTACGATGAGGAGTTTTGCATAAAGGCAGAAGAGGTTCTTAAGAATTCGGGTATAGAGATACTTGGGGCGGAGAAGGTGGAAGGATTTCTGGGTGAGGAGAAGGTAGAGAGAGTGAAGCTTTCCAGCGGAATAGAGCTTGCGGCTGATATGGTTATCCTCGGCATCGGGGCCGCGGCGAATGTGAAACTTGCTCAAGAGGCAGGGCTTGAGTTGGGGCCTACCAGGGGAATCCAGGTCAACCGATACATGCAAACAAGTGACGAGGATATCTTCGCCTGTGGGGACTGTGCTGAGAAGGTGTCCTTTTTTGATGGGAAGCCATCCCCCCTGAAGCTTGCGTCGATAGCAACTATGGAGGCGCGGATAGCAGGGGCGAATGTGTTTGGTACACGCCGAATGAATATGGGTGTGATCGGCGTTTTCTCCACCATACTTGGGGGGACTGCGTTCGCTGCCGCAGGGCTTACTGAAACAACGGCGAAGAATATGGGATATAATGTCGTGGTCGGAGAGGCTGAGTCCGTCAATCGCCATCCAGGGGGTATGCCGGGAGCTGAAAATCTAAAGGTCAAATTAGTATTCGAGAGAGGGACTGGTGTGCTTCTTGGAGGTCAGGTTTCAGGTGCCGAAAGTGGCGGGGAGCTTATTAACGCCATCAGTGCCTGCATTCATCAAAAGATGACTGCTGATGATATGGCCACTTTTCAGACGGGGACTCACCCCGCGCTTACGGCCTCACCGATTGCATATCAATTAGTCAACGCGGCGGAAATGGCTATCATGGCAATAAAATCTTAA
- a CDS encoding LacI family DNA-binding transcriptional regulator, whose protein sequence is MPVTIKDVAKHANVSQSAAAMAIGNYGRISEKTRQRVLEVAKELGYQPNAIARSMIKKRTNVIGIVIPDICNSVFTEIVRGVADVAKQSGYVTTVCNTDEDIKVEEYYLQDMIERRVDGIILASSASTAREVKYRDHTPPIVLVDRHLTGFKHDVVAVDNVSGALEAVNYLVSLGHKRIGIVIAPLSVVTSMERFEGYKRALTNHGIDIDKDLICVSDLKQRGQNVIDMFGRLASPPTALFTANNVVTVGTLLELKAHGIRVPQDVSVIAFDDLQVGPLLNPPLTVVSHPAYMVGSTAAQLLLQRINGTRRNGVDAQTITLKPQLIVRESCSVPSEGALWLNHTT, encoded by the coding sequence ATGCCGGTTACGATAAAGGATGTAGCTAAACACGCGAATGTTTCACAATCCGCAGCAGCCATGGCCATAGGTAACTATGGCCGGATTAGCGAGAAGACGAGGCAGAGAGTGTTGGAGGTTGCGAAGGAACTCGGATACCAACCAAATGCCATCGCTCGGAGCATGATAAAGAAGAGGACAAACGTAATCGGCATTGTCATTCCCGACATATGTAACTCTGTTTTTACGGAAATAGTTCGGGGAGTCGCCGATGTAGCCAAGCAAAGCGGATACGTCACGACGGTATGCAATACTGATGAGGATATAAAAGTCGAAGAATATTACCTGCAAGATATGATAGAGCGACGCGTGGATGGTATAATCCTGGCAAGCTCAGCGTCTACTGCACGCGAGGTGAAATATCGTGACCATACGCCGCCGATAGTGCTCGTGGACAGACACCTGACGGGATTCAAGCATGATGTTGTGGCGGTCGATAATGTGTCAGGGGCTCTCGAGGCGGTGAACTATCTGGTATCTCTTGGTCATAAACGTATAGGAATCGTTATCGCTCCGCTCTCCGTGGTCACCAGCATGGAAAGATTTGAAGGTTACAAGAGGGCGCTGACGAACCACGGGATCGATATCGACAAGGATTTGATATGCGTGAGCGATCTAAAGCAGCGCGGGCAGAATGTTATCGACATGTTCGGCAGACTTGCATCTCCTCCCACTGCATTATTTACCGCGAACAACGTTGTGACGGTGGGGACCTTGCTCGAGCTCAAAGCCCACGGGATACGCGTCCCACAGGACGTCTCTGTTATAGCTTTTGACGATCTTCAGGTGGGGCCTCTTTTGAATCCACCACTCACGGTTGTGAGCCACCCAGCCTATATGGTGGGGAGCACGGCAGCTCAACTGCTATTGCAGCGTATAAATGGAACCAGGAGGAATGGTGTCGATGCTCAAACGATAACCCTAAAACCTCAGCTTATAGTGAGGGAGTCATGCTCTGTGCCTAGTGAAGGAGCTTTGTGGTTGAATCATACTACCTAG
- a CDS encoding helix-turn-helix domain-containing protein, with product MAEATEWVTIQEAADRLKVSKVTIYRWAQEGLLAIYKFGPKVSRVRWQDVEAMAQARYAPMGVVFTENGGQDNERS from the coding sequence GTGGCAGAAGCAACTGAATGGGTGACCATACAGGAGGCGGCGGATCGGCTGAAAGTAAGCAAGGTGACTATTTATCGCTGGGCGCAGGAAGGCCTGCTGGCTATCTATAAATTCGGTCCAAAGGTGTCCCGGGTACGATGGCAAGATGTAGAGGCTATGGCACAAGCAAGGTACGCGCCTATGGGTGTGGTATTCACTGAGAATGGGGGTCAGGACAATGAGCGTTCATGA
- a CDS encoding DUF4185 domain-containing protein, which translates to MRAVVIMIVVCILSALVIMVAVVSSIAIASDEFSGTSLDNSWKWVNPKGDGSYSLNAGRFNLNVALGDDQWLEVNGAPRILKMPLPGDWVIDTNIVANTAPVGGTNFTGLVVFKDAANWILWGQLGNNNMEASGLINNAFTGLLVSIAGEKYDFLRIRKRSTDSGHTRYYFDYSADRLKWTNAGCFEDTGGKLTGAHYGIIGKEWGSSPYTVSYDYFAECVPAGNTDNFDTNSLDRVWNWENPSLNASYNLSRGSFSLNIALDDDQWIEINKAPRILRSAMVSDWIIDTLILDNNAPVSGHNLAGLVIFKDAANWFLWGQLGNDSMEASGIIDNVFTGVVASHATKFSWLRIKKNSTDFACPRYYFEGSNDGVNWTGVGYYDDKSGALNEARYGVMGKEWGTAPYTVSFSHFRERRRPTGTALKDVSGLTEVAKLTGPDGINATDRVDVIGTDLGSMVEVNGTTYMMFGDTFSYNHSNWRSNTMAYTTDPDPADGLSFSGWITDEAGKAKELIPSIKQDYNEMTCIPTNLTNYDNRLYAHFMSVYHWGAPGHWDANFAGWAYSDDGGKKWAKSANAQWTGGSNFIQVAAYKVDSVNYPGTKDILLSGIPTGRFGGVKLARVNEQFVLAADKYEYFAGTDGASPVWSGDQRAAVDVVPAPVGELSVLYNNYLGRWIITYLNEYTGDIEVREAANPWGPWSDPEILVDHILYGGIYAPFMVPAYVGDDGRIVYFTMSMWGPYNVFWMKATMVK; encoded by the coding sequence ATGAGGGCGGTAGTTATAATGATAGTGGTTTGTATATTATCCGCGTTGGTCATCATGGTGGCCGTAGTTTCCTCTATTGCTATCGCCTCTGATGAATTCTCCGGAACGTCACTAGATAACTCATGGAAGTGGGTTAATCCCAAGGGTGACGGCAGTTACAGTCTGAACGCAGGACGTTTCAACTTGAACGTGGCACTGGGAGATGATCAGTGGCTTGAGGTGAATGGGGCGCCGCGGATTCTAAAGATGCCCCTGCCCGGGGACTGGGTAATTGATACAAACATCGTGGCCAACACCGCACCAGTCGGCGGGACTAACTTCACAGGTCTGGTGGTATTCAAAGATGCCGCAAACTGGATTCTCTGGGGTCAACTTGGGAACAACAATATGGAGGCTAGTGGATTAATCAACAATGCCTTCACGGGCCTGTTGGTTTCGATAGCCGGCGAGAAATATGATTTTCTGCGTATTCGGAAGCGTTCCACTGATTCCGGCCATACTCGATATTATTTTGACTATAGCGCCGACCGACTTAAGTGGACAAATGCGGGTTGCTTTGAAGACACAGGCGGCAAGCTTACGGGCGCGCACTATGGGATTATAGGTAAGGAATGGGGTTCGTCCCCGTATACGGTATCTTATGACTATTTCGCAGAGTGTGTTCCCGCAGGCAATACGGATAACTTCGACACGAATTCACTGGACCGTGTATGGAACTGGGAGAATCCGAGCTTGAACGCTTCTTATAATCTGAGCAGGGGCAGCTTCAGTTTGAATATTGCCCTCGATGATGACCAGTGGATAGAAATTAATAAAGCCCCTCGTATTCTCCGTTCTGCAATGGTCAGTGACTGGATCATCGACACACTAATCCTTGACAATAATGCCCCGGTTAGTGGACACAACCTTGCCGGCCTTGTGATCTTCAAGGATGCCGCAAACTGGTTTCTCTGGGGACAACTTGGCAACGACAGCATGGAGGCCAGTGGGATCATTGATAATGTCTTTACCGGCGTGGTCGCTTCCCACGCGACCAAATTTAGTTGGCTGCGTATCAAGAAAAATTCTACGGACTTTGCCTGCCCGCGATATTACTTCGAGGGAAGTAATGATGGAGTGAATTGGACCGGCGTTGGCTACTATGATGACAAATCAGGTGCCCTAAATGAAGCGCGTTATGGAGTTATGGGCAAGGAATGGGGCACCGCACCCTACACCGTAAGTTTTAGTCATTTCCGCGAAAGGAGACGCCCAACGGGTACGGCACTCAAGGATGTAAGCGGACTCACCGAGGTGGCCAAGCTTACAGGGCCGGACGGCATTAATGCAACTGACAGGGTAGATGTAATAGGCACCGACCTCGGGAGCATGGTCGAAGTTAATGGGACGACCTATATGATGTTTGGCGACACCTTCAGCTACAACCATTCGAATTGGCGTTCAAATACCATGGCCTATACGACCGACCCAGACCCCGCCGATGGACTAAGCTTCTCTGGGTGGATTACGGACGAAGCTGGCAAGGCTAAGGAGCTCATTCCCTCTATCAAGCAGGATTACAACGAGATGACATGTATTCCAACAAATCTGACTAACTACGACAACCGTCTCTATGCACATTTCATGTCCGTCTATCACTGGGGCGCCCCCGGCCACTGGGATGCCAATTTTGCCGGATGGGCTTATTCCGATGATGGCGGTAAGAAGTGGGCAAAGAGTGCAAATGCGCAGTGGACGGGTGGGAGTAATTTCATCCAGGTGGCCGCCTACAAGGTGGATAGCGTGAATTACCCTGGTACCAAGGATATCCTCCTGTCTGGGATCCCGACTGGCCGTTTTGGCGGCGTGAAGCTCGCCAGGGTAAACGAGCAGTTTGTCCTGGCTGCGGACAAATATGAATACTTCGCAGGGACCGATGGGGCATCGCCCGTCTGGTCCGGCGATCAGAGAGCGGCTGTTGACGTGGTTCCGGCTCCTGTGGGTGAACTCTCGGTCCTTTACAATAACTACCTTGGACGCTGGATCATAACCTACCTGAATGAATATACAGGGGATATTGAAGTTCGCGAGGCCGCGAACCCATGGGGACCCTGGAGCGATCCGGAGATACTGGTGGACCATATTCTTTACGGTGGAATTTACGCACCGTTCATGGTGCCGGCTTACGTCGGTGATGACGGCCGGATTGTATACTTCACTATGTCAATGTGGGGTCCATACAACGTATTCTGGATGAAAGCGACGATGGTAAAGTAG
- a CDS encoding radical SAM protein: MAGDGIEGVILVRYIFGPVPSRRLGLSLGVDIVPFKTCSFDCIYCQLGRTTCKTIIRDSFVSFETIVNELKGVLPKVTANYITFSGSGEPTLNLDLGRLIREAKELTSIPVAVLTNSSLFGYPEVRRELLDADLVVPSLDAASQEVFGGINRPYPGLKVNDIIHGIKAFSSDFGGKLWIEVMLVKGVNDDERELARISSALKGINAEKIQLNTVERPPAESFAKPLTEDEMERIKSYFDERVEVITAPNNRQTSIGQPTAEEEEKDMKAEYDRILNLLKRRPCTLADVASGLGLNMNEASKYLGILLRLGLINVDNSASGKTYFHG; the protein is encoded by the coding sequence ATGGCCGGGGATGGAATCGAGGGAGTGATTCTAGTGCGATATATCTTTGGTCCCGTGCCTTCGAGGAGGCTCGGCCTTTCTCTTGGGGTGGATATCGTACCCTTCAAAACCTGCTCGTTCGACTGTATATATTGCCAACTTGGGAGGACCACCTGCAAGACGATAATACGTGATAGTTTCGTGAGTTTTGAGACAATAGTTAATGAATTGAAGGGAGTATTGCCGAAAGTAACGGCCAACTACATTACCTTCTCAGGATCAGGTGAGCCTACACTCAACCTTGATCTTGGTAGGCTCATCAGGGAGGCCAAGGAGCTTACCTCGATTCCGGTCGCAGTTCTAACGAATAGTTCGTTATTTGGCTATCCAGAGGTCAGAAGGGAACTACTGGACGCAGATCTGGTCGTTCCTTCTCTTGATGCGGCAAGTCAGGAGGTCTTTGGGGGGATCAATCGGCCGTACCCTGGGCTGAAGGTAAATGATATTATTCACGGCATTAAGGCATTTTCATCGGATTTCGGCGGTAAGCTTTGGATAGAGGTTATGCTGGTTAAGGGTGTAAACGATGATGAAAGAGAACTAGCTAGAATATCCTCCGCTCTCAAGGGTATAAATGCGGAAAAGATACAGTTGAATACAGTGGAAAGGCCTCCTGCTGAATCCTTTGCCAAGCCGTTGACCGAAGATGAGATGGAGAGGATTAAGAGTTACTTCGATGAACGCGTGGAGGTGATTACTGCGCCAAACAACCGGCAAACCTCTATTGGGCAACCCACAGCCGAGGAAGAGGAAAAGGATATGAAAGCTGAGTATGATCGGATACTTAACCTTCTGAAACGGAGACCTTGCACACTTGCAGATGTGGCAAGCGGTTTGGGACTTAATATGAATGAAGCCTCTAAGTACCTTGGGATACTTCTAAGGCTCGGCCTTATCAATGTCGATAATTCCGCAAGTGGGAAGACGTATTTCCATGGTTGA
- a CDS encoding phosphatase PAP2 family protein, which produces MDSRLLMALRSYTHCRFLDLTMPWVTYLGDGLVLFILCLATYLLGDKHGKSAAVRAIKALVLSGVAVQVVKHIVERPRPFGGSLDSFPSGHATVIFALAQVYGLEYRRLRLLFLALAALVGFSRLYVGMHYPIDVLAGGAMGLIVATVLLNHEKAIRQREQHPPKDGCRSWFMISRF; this is translated from the coding sequence ATGGATTCCCGACTGCTTATGGCTCTTCGCTCCTATACCCATTGCAGATTCCTAGACCTGACCATGCCATGGGTCACCTACTTAGGAGATGGCCTTGTGCTGTTTATCCTCTGTTTGGCGACATACCTTCTGGGAGATAAGCATGGCAAAAGCGCGGCGGTCAGAGCAATCAAGGCACTGGTCCTTTCTGGTGTGGCTGTTCAAGTTGTTAAGCATATAGTAGAAAGGCCCCGGCCTTTCGGCGGTTCACTTGACTCATTCCCGTCCGGCCACGCCACCGTAATTTTCGCCCTGGCACAAGTGTACGGACTTGAATATAGAAGGCTTAGGCTGCTTTTCCTAGCGCTTGCGGCACTCGTAGGGTTTTCTCGTCTCTATGTAGGGATGCATTATCCCATCGATGTCCTGGCGGGCGGGGCCATGGGACTCATCGTGGCTACAGTTCTACTGAATCACGAGAAAGCCATTAGACAAAGAGAGCAACACCCCCCAAAAGATGGATGTCGATCATGGTTTATGATTTCCCGATTTTGA